In Cryptomeria japonica chromosome 10, Sugi_1.0, whole genome shotgun sequence, a genomic segment contains:
- the LOC131858959 gene encoding uncharacterized protein LOC131858959, giving the protein MAQWAYRITIKKAIGTSPFEMVYGSKARMQINNLLPVYKFIHENDLEMSDPLEERMEILAELDESREDAHRKNLKLQQKSKYLFDKKASERKFEINDLVLLWNARAQDKGKHDKFESLWLGPFVVAEKNGEDSYFLIDMNGEMQELLVHGQFLKHFFA; this is encoded by the coding sequence ATGGCACAATGGGCATATAGGATCACTATTAAGAAGGCCATAGGAACATCTCCTTTTGAGATGGTATACGGATCTAAAGCAAGGATGCAAATAAATAATCTACTACCTGTGTACAAGTTCATCCATGAAAATGACCTGGAAATGTCAGATCCGTTGGAGGAAAGAATGGAGATACTTGCAGAATTGGATGAAAGTAGAGAAGATGCTCATAGGAAGAACCTGAAGTTGCAACAAAAAagtaagtatctttttgacaaaaagGCATCAgaaagaaaatttgaaattaatGATTTGGTACTGCTTTGGAATGCTAGAGCCCAAGATAAAGGCAAGCATGACAAATTTGAATCCTTGTGGCTGGGGCCATTTGTTGTTGCAGAGAAGAATGGTGAGGATTCATACTTCCTCATTGATATGAATGGTGAAATGCAAGAATTGCTAGTGCATGGACAGTTCCTTAAGCATTTCTTTGCTTAG